A stretch of the Aegilops tauschii subsp. strangulata cultivar AL8/78 chromosome 4, Aet v6.0, whole genome shotgun sequence genome encodes the following:
- the LOC109768766 gene encoding uncharacterized protein, with translation MLNELGLDFDFVDIDLRTGIDLRTGTHKHPDFLKLNPWYTRISLGSSRIYSHRVTDRMYLVLLFTRARQAARSCRRAGSSWRLLLLGVHELGSSNPVVALHERVPPGGHCSSTSGAASYPVDGVHEQR, from the exons ATGCTCAACGAGCTGGGCCTCGACTTCGACTTCGTCGACATCGACCTCCGCACCGGCATCGACCTCCGCACCGGCACCCACAAGCACCCCGACTTCCTCAAGCTCAAC CCTTGGTATACGCGCATCAGTCTCGGTAGCAGTAGGATTTACTCGCACCGGGTCACCGACCGGATGTATCTTGTTCTTCTGTTCACCCGAGCTCGACAGGCTGCTCGATCGTGTCGACGAGCGGGATCCTCCTGGCGGCTGCTGCTCCTCGGCGTCCATGAGCTGGGCTCCTCGAATCCCGTCGTCGCCCTCCACGAGCGGGTTCCTCCCGGCGGCCACTGCTCGTCCACGAGTGGTGCTGCCTCTTATCCTGTCGACGGCGTCCACGAGCAGCGCTAG